One region of Acropora muricata isolate sample 2 chromosome 13, ASM3666990v1, whole genome shotgun sequence genomic DNA includes:
- the LOC136894812 gene encoding uncharacterized protein, with product MKPRADMYRSRTKRLVIKRQTEETKYSLKESILRSKSIIMEENVDKSRDSRAARRRQIIQKTRRNQYKQYAEQRMLRLGDEIAFAKTIILPFPRRRRPKDSFNDCNKPSSPWSIGTLCSYGNHKLGSLFRDRVKEPVIDLNRYPQKDALWFKSAREREKAYAGFCSTPRKCRSMMLESEAILIAEELCACSSPTISPLGDKTQNSASSFTVSFRGTKMPVSTDLSSAENVKTRR from the exons ATGAAACCTCGCGCGGACATGTACAGAAGTCGAACGAAAAGATTGGTGATCAAACGTCAAACAGAGGAAACGAAATACTCTCTGAAAGAGAGCATTCTTCGCTCTAAG TCTATTATCATGGAGGAGAATGTGGACAAATCACGTGATAGCCGAGCAGCCAGGCGACGTCAGATCATTCAAAAGACTCGTCGAAACCAATACAAACAGTATGCTGAGCAACGTATGCTCAGACTTGGAGATGAAATCGCTTTTGCTAAGACCATCATTCTACCATTTCCCAGGAGACGAAGACCCAAAGATAGCTTTAATGACTGTAACAAACCGAGCTCCCCATGGTCAATTGGCACACTCTGTTCCTATGGCAATCACAAGCTGGGGTCACTGTTCAGAGACAGGGTTAAAGAGCCAGTGATTGATTTGAACAGATATCCCCAGAAAGACGCCCTGTGGTTCAAGAGTgcaagagaaagagagaaagcCTATGCTGGATTCTGCTCAACCCCTCG cAAATGCCGCAGTATGATGCTGGAATCCGAGGCTATCCTGATAGCAGAAGAGCTCTGTGCTTGTTCCTCCCCCACAATCTCACCACTAGGTGACAAAACACAGAATTCTGCTTCCAGTTTCACCGTGTCGTTCCGTGGCACCAAGATGCCGGTCTCTACAGATTTAAGCTCCGCGGAAAATGTAAAG ACTCGCCGTTGA
- the LOC136896209 gene encoding uncharacterized protein, which translates to MAFFQKAKKESLPSSKSQHLCPVCGEEYTEEPKKLPCLHTICQDCLSDVAPKNAMKIFCPIDKQELPLPMGGITLLPTDYRILRLLEERRGHIKEKPVARKPREPRNKVEKTEKRKSRILDEEPGPSLEEQEERMKKQAAEMTEKLRALVDEKAEELYEKIDEAINREKRFLSTYSGTDENKKPPAIFLLDLTPSRKIIQCINDEGLASIQGNRKAPTLLNDLNTAGITPTASLKSSTPSITYREAAEVIRALNVPLQYKSFFNPGAVAVGKDGHIVVTDYGNECVWLFDSDGSFLRQIGEDNEVSMESPDGVAFLPDNSIVVSDGPLDGPQSLQLFDISGKYIRCLAEVDEEDDEDISFSSVTVDPTGRILVACSGLRPCIQVYVKDGDEYDIEMEFGEDDLESPEKAIYYDGQFFVSDCNSKKNLTMIKVFDSDGAFVSSFDEDKFSLGQRDNMGIDIAYPIRMTFDPSNNSLLAYHGIPRELRVLDTEGKQVFSMKTVSGARDIALSSDRKIIATCGEDSILSRSVQLLNFNGN; encoded by the exons ATGGCGTTTTttcagaaagcaaaaaaagagaGCCTTCCATCATCAAAGAGCCAACATCTATGCCCTGTTTGTGGTGAGGAGTACACGGAAGAGCCGAAAAAACTACCTTGCTTGCATACAATTTGCCAAGATTGTCTGTCTGATGTTGCGCCTAAAAATGCCATGAAAATTTTCTGTCCTATTGACAAGCAAGAACTGCCTCTCCCCATGGGTGGAATAACATTGTTGCCGACAGATTATCGAATTTTGCGTTTGTTAGAAGAACGCCGCGGACATATCAAAGAGAAACCGGTGGCACGGAAACCCCGAGAGCCGAGGAACAAGGTAGAGAAGACGGAGAAAAGGAAGTCGAGAATTCTCGACGAAGAACCGGGACCTTCTCTTGAAGAGCAGGAAGAAAGGATGAAAAAGCAAGCTGCTGAAATGACGGAGAAATTGAGAGCGCTTGTGGACGAAAAGGCGGAAGAACTGTACGAGAAAATTGACGAGGCTATTAACAGAGAAAAACGATTCTTATCAACGTACAGTGGAactgatgaaaacaaaaagccTCCGGCGATATTTTTACTGGATCTCACTCCAAGCCGCAAGATCATCCAGTGCATCAATGATGAAGGGTTGGCAAGCATTCAAGGCAACCGTAAAGCGCCAACACTCTTGAATGATCTTAACACGGCTGGTATTACGCCAACCGCGTCTCTCAAGAGCTCCACTCCTTCTATTACTTATCGCGAAGCGGCAGAGGTGATACGAGCCCTGAATGTGCCTCTACAGTACAAGAGTTTCTTCAATCCAGGCGCGGTTGCTGTGGGAAAAGATGGACACATCGTTGTCACAGACTATGGAAACGAGTGCGTTTGGCTGTTTGATTCTGACGGATCATTTCTGCGTCAG ATTGGTGAAGACAACGAGGTGTCGATGGAATCTCCTGACGGAGTAGCATTTCTGCCTGATAACAGCATTGTGGTGTCCGATGGCCCCCTTGATGGCCCACAGAGCCTGCAGTTGTTTGACATCTCTGGTAAGTACATCCGCTGCTTGGCTGAAGTCGATGAGGAGGACGATGAAGACATCAGCTTCAGTAGCGTCACCGTGGATCCCACTGGGCGTATCCTTGTCGCTTGCAGTGGTCTCCGCCCTTGTATCCAGGTCTATGTCAAAGATGGTGACGAGTATGATATCGAGATGGAATTTGGCGAAGATGACCTTGAAAGCCCAGAGAAGGCGATATACTACGATGGCCAGTTTTTCGTCTCTGATTGCAACAGTAAGAAGAACCTAACCATGATCAAGGTATTTGACTCAGACGGCGCCTTTGTGAGCTCCTTTGATGAAGATAAATTCTCCCTTGGTCAGAGGGACAACATGGGCATTGACATCGCCTATCCAATTAGAATGACATTTGACCCGTCAAACAACTCTCTCTTAGCTTACCACGGGATTCCGCGCGAGCTTCGTGTACTCGACACAGAGGGTAAACAAGTGTTCTCCATGAAAACCGTGTCTGGTGCGCGCGACATCGCCCTTTCTAGTGACAGGAAAATCATTGCCACGTGTGGAGAGGATAGTATCCTGTCAAGAAGCGTGCAGTTACTAAATTTCAATGGAAACTAG
- the LOC136896207 gene encoding solute carrier family 41 member 1-like: MTSLSLQGLLNVAVNLESSETNTSVRKRLKPSSSKRVEEVAVHNQDSDMVPKIAVVSHVTEDLCDEEDERRHFLNPCLEEEDLSDELRVNRGTKQDEYKENDGGHVLNGGFHTQYADSDLAPLLEAHKDDGLGTGLAERRESGSEEGSFTIGLQVFFPFLVAGFGTVLAGLLLDIVQHWQVYKDISEIFILVPALLGLKGNLEMTLASRLSTAANVGHMDNPSKQYKLIGGNLALLQVQATVVGSLAAFAAVVMGWVLDGEFNIHHATLLCASSLVTATLASLILGSLMVAVVVCSRKCSVNPDNVATPIAASLGDLTTLALLSAISRFLHSCLDADGGTHHWIAPVISLGFFLVLPLWFYITHTNHFTHDVLYTGWTPVLSAMVISSTGGLILDFAVDKFYGIAVFNPVMNGVGGNLVAVQASRLSTALHQLGKPGQAQEKSQFYGCIDTFFGEGLHARTTRVLLFMVIPGNLIFLYTIRVLQAGHTTLTVLFTSVYLLAGLIQVAVLLLAANWLVHWMWKRGKDPDNYCIPYLTALGDLLGTGLLAVAFSLLWYIGDRDADVGD; this comes from the exons ATGACGTCTCTATCACTTCAAGGTCTATTGAATGTTGCTGTAAATTTAGAAAGCTCGGAAACGAATACGTCCGTGAGGAAACGGTTAAAACCTTCGTCATCGAAACGCGTGGAAGAAGTTGCTGTTCATAACCAGGACTCGGATATGGTTCCAAAAATTGCAGTTGTTTCGCACGTTACAGAGGACTTATGCGACGAAGAAGATGAAAGAAGACACTTCTTAAACCCGTGCTTAGAAGAGGAAGATTTAAGTGATGAATTGAGGGTAAATCGTGGTACTAAACAAGACGAATACAAAGAAAATGACGGCGGTCATGTTTTGAACGGTGGTTTTCATACGCAATACGCGGACTCCGACCTTGCTCCTTTGTTGGAAGCTCACAAGGACGATGGTTTAGGAACCGGATTAGCTGAAAGAAGAGAAAGTGGCTCTGAAGAAGGATCTTTCACGATCGGTCTTCAAgtattttttccctttcttgtCGCGGGATTTGGAACGGTATTAGCCGGGCTTCTGCTCGATATTGTTCAG CACTGGCAAGTTTATAAAGATATTtcagaaatatttattttggtTCCTGCTCTACTTGGGCTTAAAGGAAATCTTGAAATGACCCTAGCATCAAGGTTATCAACTGCA GCCAATGTTGGACATATGGACAATCCTAGCAAACAATATAAATTAATTGGAGGAAATCTTGCATTGCTTCAG GTACAAGCCACAGTTGTTGGGTCCCTGGCAGCATTTGCCGCTGTTGTGATGGGCTGGGTGCTGGACGGGGAATTCAACATTCACCATGCTACACTGCTGTGTGCTAGTAGTCTTGTAACGGCAACGCTAGCAAGCCTGATCCTGGGCTCTTTAATGGTGGCAGTGGTGGTTTGCTCAAGGAAATGCAGTGTCAACCCAGATAATGTAGCCACACCCATAGCTGCTAGTCTTGGAGATCTCACAACACTTGCACTCTTGTCAGCAATAAGCAGATTCCTTCACAGTTGTCTTG ATGCTGATGGAGGAACACATCATTGGATTGCACCTGTTATCAGCTTGGGTTTCTTTCTTGTTCTTCCACTTTGGTTTTACATCACTCATACAAATCACTTTACACATGACGTGTTGTACACTGGCTGGACCCCTGTGCTTAGTGCTATGGTTATCAGCAG CACTGGAGGTTTAATTCTTGATTTTGCAGTGGATAAATTCTATGGCATCGCAGTATTCAACCCAGTTATGAATGGCGTTGGAGGAAACCTCGTTGCTGTGCAAGCCAGTCGTCTTTCCACAGCTCTGCATCAACTTGGCAAACCAGGACAGGCACAAGAGAAGAGCCAATTCTACGGATGCATTGACACGTTTTTCGGTGAAG GGTTGCACGCCCGAACAACTCGAGTGCTGCTGTTTATGGTGATACCTGGAAATCTGATATTTTTGTACACAATCCGCGTACTTCAAGCGGGACACACTACTCTGACAGTACTCTTCACCTCAGTGTATTTACTCGCCGGTTTGATTCAG GTCGCAGTGCTTTTGCTGGCCGCTAATTGGCTGGTTCATTGGATGTGGAAACGAGGTAAAGATCCCGACAACTACTGCATCCCATATCTGACAGCGCTTGGGGACTTACTCGGTACCGGGCTCCTGGCCGTGGCCTTCTCTTTGCTCTGGTATATAGGCGATAGAGATGCCGATGTAGGAGATTAA
- the LOC136895706 gene encoding transmembrane reductase CYB561D2-like: MKEDSIECNSPPVVLFSENNRKVERSIVYSMVHIIAVGLPLVVIIIAQPGTSLFSWHPTLMVFSFGFLMIEAILLFSPQSSLILSTPRATKVKFHWILQTSAWIAALLGFAAIYYNKTLNNKPHFKSWHGIMGFSTVVLISLQSLQGVGVLYYKLPFVSKLKPRQMKQLHAVSGSLVFLVACITLGLGFYSNWFTKNAHFTVVYGSLLSCIALAGVVMGQVYTEYGLRKPGRT, from the exons ATGAAAGAAGACTCGATCGAATGTAATTCCCCACCTGTGGTTCTATTTTCCGAAAATAATAGAAAAGTCGAAAGAAGTATTGTGTACAGTATGGTTCACATCATTGCAGTGGGACTGCCTTTGGTGGTGATAATCATTGCTCAACCAGGGACAA GTCTTTTCTCATGGCATCCAACACTCATGGTCTTTAGT TTTGGCTTTCTGATGATTGAGGCAATTCTGTTATTTTCACCACAAAGTTCACTCATCTTGTCAACCCCACGAGCAACTAAGGTCAAATTCCACTGGATTCTGCAAACTTCAGCTTGGATAGCCGCGCTTTTGGGATTTGCTGCCATTTATTACAATAAGACATTGAATAACAAGCCCCATTTTAAAAGCTGGCATGGAATAATGGGCTTCAGTACAGTTGTTCTTATTTCTCTGCAATCTTTACAAGGTGTTGGTGTTTTGTACTATAAGCTCCCATTTGTGAGCAAATTGAAACCACGGCAAATGAAGCAGCTGCACGCTGTTTCTGGCTCATtagtttttcttgttgcttGTATTACTCTTGGCCTTGGATTTTACTCAAACTGGTTCACAAAAAATGCTCATTTTACAGTAGTGTACGGCAGTTTGTTGTCGTGCATTGCTCTAGCTGGAGTAGTCATGGGACAAGTTTACACAGAGTATGGCCTGAGGAAGCCTGGTCGAACAtga